The DNA window TTTTGGGTGCGATATTCTGCTGTGAAAGTGTAGGTCGTTTTATCAAAATAATAAGTATCTTTGTTTGGCGTTGCTCCTATGAGACGAAGCATCTCCGAGCGATGGTCGGCTCTCAAGCGGAGTATCCAGCTTTGGTTTTGGAAAATGAATGAAGCTCTCACATCGTTTTCGGGAATCAAGGCGATCGGTACCGGATCAAATTCGGGTCCTCGGACGTCCGTTTCGGTATCATTGTATCGGTAGCGCATCTCCAATGAGAATCCATCGAGCTCATTCCATAATGGGTCAAGATCCTGGTTCCACACAACCTGCACCTGGTTGTGAATGCCCACACCCGCGTTGTCCCAAGTAAATAGATCGAAATCCTTGAATTGCCCTTCCCTGACCACAGACTGACTCTCTACCACAATATCTTCATTCTCCCGTCGCAGCAGTTCCACGCCGAGGAATCCAGATTTGTCATAAGCCCAGTCTGCCGCTGCTAACAGGCTGGTAAACACTGTGGGTTTGAGATTCGGATTCCCTTCGCGGATGTTTTGAGACCGCTGAATTATGCGCCGAAACGGTGCCAGATAAATATAGCGGGGTCGCTCCACCGCTTTTGACCACGACGAGTACAAGGTCAGTTTGTCATTGGCGGAATACACGGCCTGAATGCCCGGGAAATAGTTGGAGTAATTCCGGCCCCCTTCCGTATCAAGTGTCTGCAGGTAATCTCCACTCTCATCAAAAAGCACTTCCTTTCCGGTGAACTCATCTTCAGTTTTTTCCATGCGCATTCCCGCCAGGATGCGCCACTGGTCCCAAAAATAATCACCCATAATGTAGGCCGCAGAAATGGTTTCATTGACGGTGTAGTTCGCAGGGTCCGACTGCGAGCGAGTCCTGGTTTCATTCAGGCTAAATTCCTCCGTATGAGCCTGAAAATATTCCCTGAAAGCTACAGGGTCATGGAACCCACTTAGTCTGTAATTACCGTAGTGAATATCATCGTTACGCCACGGACTTTCGAACTGAGCAATCGTTAGTGGCATGGAAGCTTCATCGTAGATCAGAATTTCGTCGCCACTATCGAGGTCTCTGTTCAGAAGTTTCATTCCTGATTTAAGTTTTAGACTTCCCTTCTCATGAGGGAAGTTTCGTTCCAGGGCGAAGGAGGCGATCCTATCGACAAACACATCTTTCGAGGTATAGACCCGCACTTCGTCGAATTCATAGTTCCGGGTATCTTCTGCGCGCGCTGTAGAATTCTGCTGAATCGAAAAAGTAGGATAATCGGAGAAGGCGTTGCTATAGGAGGCATCAATTTCCTCATTCTTGAAGAACGAGTCCCATCGGTATGGGTAGCGTGCATCAGAAGAATCGTACTTGGCCTGCGCTTCCCAGCGCCAATCTTCACCTTTGTATTCGGCGCCCACTGTTACTTCAGCTGTCTTCCTTTGGTACTTTCGATCCTCGATTCCTTTGAAGAGTGTGATGCCTTCCACGGTTGCCGAATCTTCATTCAGGGAAGTGTAGGTTCCGTCATCCCACTCGTATTCCATGTGTCGGTTGGTCTCGGTTCGTTTCAGTTGGGAAAAGATTCCACGACTGAATAACTTGAGCTTTTCCGACCATTCATAATCGAGAAGTATATTTCCGGATACGCTTGTGCTGCGGAAATCTTCTTTCTCGATTTGCACGTCCTGAAATCTCCAGATGTCGGGCCAGGCTGACTCAGGCTTTACCTCCCAATCGCGGTTAAGGTTTTCCTCGGCCAGAAAGGACTGGTAAGCACGCCCATTCAGCAGATACCCCCAACGGTTCTCTTCACCAAAGGATTGTCCCTCTGTCAGATAAAAGGAAGTTCCAGGTTTGTCTGCGAGTTCATATTGAGTAATGTATAACCGAAACTGGCGGGTAGGAGAGTTCTGAGCAAAGGCGGGACGAAATTTAAGGTTTAGTGTTCCACCAACGATGTCCGCATCCATATCAGGTGTGGCCAGCTTCAATGCTTCCAGTGATTCAACAGTGTCTGCCCGAATGTTACTTAAACTGATCCCTGTATTTTGACCGCCAATCTGGATCGAGCTAAAATTGATCCCCGGCTTATTATCCAGAGCTTCTTCCAGGCTTTGCGTTCCGTCTTTGGTAGCATCCTGGACCTGGGCCGCATTTGTGGTTGCTGTCGCAGGTTCCTCTCTAGCTGAAGGAGGGTCTGATTGGTCCGCAGCTGGACAATTGAAAGAACTGCCTATGAAAAAATACAAAAGCAGGTAAACTCTTTTAAAACGTTTCAAAAGTTGGGAGATAAGTCAGGGTTAGGAGAACGAATAAAGTTTCCTCATTTCTTTTACAGATCAAGCTGTAAAACGGGTTATTACGTGCAAATTAATGAGGATTTAACGCCATGTACGATCGTTCTCAGCTTTCAGCTGCAAGCCTTCACCTAATGGAACCTCTTAAGAAAGTTTAGTGCTTCGTCGCAAGATATTGCCTTGGCAAACTCCTGAAACTCAGCTTGAATACTAAGCGTCTCTCTCTGGTCCATCCTGCTTTCGAAAACATTTAACCCCAATTGAAATAGTATGAGACACATAACAATAATTCTTCTGTATTCCTTCTCTTTAGCCGCAAGTCTTTCTGCACAAGTGTTGTTGATTGACCGTGTGGATCTCAACGAAGAAGGGAGAGTATCGATAGGATTCGAGGCGAACGCTTCTTCCTACTATGTGCTCACTCGAAGCCAGGATTTAACCTCCTTTGAACAGGTGCTCTCCATTCAACTTGGCTCGGATGGCCCCTTCGAATTGTCGGATATGGGCGGTGGACTGATTGGTGGGCGTGGATTTTACCGAATTACCCAGGCTGAGATTGCGAATCCTATCGATCTGGATAATGATGGGATCGACGATCTGACTGAGATTAACAGCGGTGGTAAATTTGATCCACTCAACCCACTCGATGGACTGGAAGATTCCGACTCGGATGGTGCCAATAACAGCAAGGAGCTTGCGGACGGCACCGATCCGTTTGTGAGTGACCTTCCTCCGCTTACTTCCGTCGCCGGTATATCCCCGACTTTGGGGGAACAACTTGTGAGCCCGAACAGGCAAGTCCGCATTTCGTTTGATGGCCCTATTAACCCTGCCTCGGTCACGCCGTTCAACGTGTTCCTGTTGATTAATGAGAATCCGATTCCTTCTTCGGCCAGCGTTTCAACTACGGGCAAGGTGGTGACTATTACTCCCATCGATCCGCTTCCTGCAGCAACGCTAATTCAAGTGGGCATA is part of the Verrucomicrobiota bacterium genome and encodes:
- a CDS encoding outer membrane beta-barrel protein yields the protein MKRFKRVYLLLYFFIGSSFNCPAADQSDPPSAREEPATATTNAAQVQDATKDGTQSLEEALDNKPGINFSSIQIGGQNTGISLSNIRADTVESLEALKLATPDMDADIVGGTLNLKFRPAFAQNSPTRQFRLYITQYELADKPGTSFYLTEGQSFGEENRWGYLLNGRAYQSFLAEENLNRDWEVKPESAWPDIWRFQDVQIEKEDFRSTSVSGNILLDYEWSEKLKLFSRGIFSQLKRTETNRHMEYEWDDGTYTSLNEDSATVEGITLFKGIEDRKYQRKTAEVTVGAEYKGEDWRWEAQAKYDSSDARYPYRWDSFFKNEEIDASYSNAFSDYPTFSIQQNSTARAEDTRNYEFDEVRVYTSKDVFVDRIASFALERNFPHEKGSLKLKSGMKLLNRDLDSGDEILIYDEASMPLTIAQFESPWRNDDIHYGNYRLSGFHDPVAFREYFQAHTEEFSLNETRTRSQSDPANYTVNETISAAYIMGDYFWDQWRILAGMRMEKTEDEFTGKEVLFDESGDYLQTLDTEGGRNYSNYFPGIQAVYSANDKLTLYSSWSKAVERPRYIYLAPFRRIIQRSQNIREGNPNLKPTVFTSLLAAADWAYDKSGFLGVELLRRENEDIVVESQSVVREGQFKDFDLFTWDNAGVGIHNQVQVVWNQDLDPLWNELDGFSLEMRYRYNDTETDVRGPEFDPVPIALIPENDVRASFIFQNQSWILRLRADHRSEMLRLIGATPNKDTYYFDKTTYTFTAEYRTQNGWIGNVGVYNITQDDPLSYFGNPNRVSDLASRGRYWQGSMRYTF
- a CDS encoding Ig-like domain-containing protein — encoded protein: MRHITIILLYSFSLAASLSAQVLLIDRVDLNEEGRVSIGFEANASSYYVLTRSQDLTSFEQVLSIQLGSDGPFELSDMGGGLIGGRGFYRITQAEIANPIDLDNDGIDDLTEINSGGKFDPLNPLDGLEDSDSDGANNSKELADGTDPFVSDLPPLTSVAGISPTLGEQLVSPNRQVRISFDGPINPASVTPFNVFLLINENPIPSSASVSTTGKVVTITPIDPLPAATLIQVGILPDTISDIQGTLVDMDLDGNAGGAFGYFFQTLSLDRIENTNIFGFVKDSYSEIPIQGATIRVDGLPAANVVTDENGRFELVNLPAPEFFVHIDGGTATNAPDGKVYPVVGKQFHSSPGQTVRLNQGGWSLIFSYHLWMPEILLNFPIRNQPRSDSEMLAKANSRISFPRSPPRPGTCCRLLSLQDQRKIGMEFPLLKRVLFRFLPTGPRLQFLEEWMLLW